In Paenibacillus stellifer, the DNA window TTATACGCCACAGAACATGCGCACCGGTCAGCACGCAAGTTCTGTGGCGCATCCGAATAATAGCAAGATGCTAACAGCATGAGCTTGCTCGTCAGCCTTACATGAGTCTTTAGCAATGATGAGAGAACGTGACGAGCAGTATAAGCATCTTGGGATGCTCCAAGTACTCTGCTGTCTGAGGAGAGTATGTATGTGGTGGGGAACAGCAGACGGCTACAAAACGCTGCCCTGCCGTTCGGGCACGGCATGCACCGGTGAACCGGGAAGGTTCCGGGCTGGAATGCCGACAGCCGTCGAGTAATCAGGTACATTTTTGACGACTACCGCGTTAGCCCCGATTTGGACGTGATCGCCGATAACAACCGGACCAAGTACTTTGGCCCCTGCCCCGATCTCGACATGGCTGCCGATCACCGGCTCGCCTTTGTCGTTCCGGGCTCCGATAGTGACCTGCTGGTAAATGGAGACATGGTCGCCGATGACGGCTTTGCAGCTAATAATGATGCCGTTCAGCCCATGTGGCAGGCGAAGGGCGCAACCGATCCTCGTCTCAGCCGGAAGCTCGCCTTGGTTCATGATTCGGATGAACAGGATATCCATCAGCTTGTACAGCAAGTTCAGCACACTGCGCAGAATCGGAACCCGAAAATCATAATACAGATAGTTGCCGAACCGGTAGGTTACGAGGACAAGCAGAATCATGGGGCCTTTCCGGTTCACCTTCAGATCGCTGGCAAGCTTGCTTAACACCACATCACTCCTTTCTTGGACTCGGATATTATAACATGAAAAAAATGGATATGATGGAATTTTCGCATTTTAAAAGTCAGTCCGGTTCCATTTCTTCTGTTGTGATGCCCATACTTGCCAAGGGGTATTATAATTAGAGGAAAAAAGTGACTATGCCCTTCGCTGTCCGGAAAAGAGGAAGAATCACCGATGAAATCGTACAAAATCTATCTGTTCTTGATCTTAGCCAATCTCTTCTGGGCCGGAAACTACGTGTTCGGCAAGTCGGTCGTCGCCGAGCTGTCTCCTATACAGATGACCTTCTCCCGCTGGCTGATCGCCGTCTGCGTGTTGTTTCCGATCGCGCAGCTAGTGGAGAAGCCCGACTGGAGAAAGGTGTGGAGCGAGTGGCGGATTCTGATTGTCATGGCGGTGCTCGGGGTGGCGGGCTACAACTTCCTGCTCTACGAAGCGCTGCGGTTCACCACGTCCATGAACGCAGCTCTCGTTAACGCGATGAATCCGGCACTCATCGTGCTGGGAGCCGCGCTGCTGTTCAAAGAGAAGCTTACGCGCACCCGGGTGATCGGACTCCTGGTCTCGCTCTTCGGCGTGCTGCTGGTGCTGACCAAAGGCCGGTTGCAAATGATTGCGCAGACCGACTATAATGCCGGCGACCTGCTTATGCTGGCTGCCATTGTGGTATGGACGCTGTACTCGCTGCTTGGACGAAAAATCCGGCATCTGCCGCCGATTGCTTCCACCGCGGTATCGGCTGTGCTTGCGCTTCTCATCATTTCCCCGTTCTTCCTGGCTTCCGGAATGAAGCTGCCGCTCAGCAGGGAAGCAACAGCTGGCATCCTGTACATCGGATTGTTTCCCTCGGTGGGCTCATTCATCTTCTGGAATGCGTCCATCCGGGAGATCGGAGCGAGCCGCGCGGGCATTTATCTCAACCTGATTACCGTATTTACCGCAATACTGAGTCTTCTGCTCGGCAATCCGGTGACGCTGGTTCAGATCATGGGCGGGCTGCTGGTATTTACAGGCGTCTATTTGACCGGTCGCAGACAGGGTTCATAACCTCTTGATCTCAAAGAGAGAAGGAGAAATGACGATGAGAAAAATAGCGGCATTGATGCTGCTCTGCATGCTGATTCTGACCGCCTGTTCCAATATCGGCAAAACGCTGACGTTCTCGGGAACGGGTCCGAACTGGGAAGTAATTGTTACATCAGTCATCCAGTCCCGGAACAGCGAAGCCATCCGTTATTTGGGCGGAGACTCTGCACCGGAGAGCATCAGCTATGTTATTGAAGGCGGGCCCGGCACGCTCAAGGGCAATCAAGCGCTGGACAAAGGCGTCCTGAACCATAGCGGAACCGCCTGCAGAGGCTGCCTCGTTACCCAGGAGGACGACAAGCTTCATGCCGAAATCACTTGGGGCGACAAGACGGAGAAGATCGATTTGATCAGGCGCTGAAGCAGAGAGAGGCGGACGACATATTTTCCACACATCCCGGACTTATAATGAACTCATGCAAGCGATCATAATGAAACGGGAGAGATGAAAGATGAATTGGTCTTCGTTGCTGGTGCTAATCTGCCCGCTGATGATGTTGTTCATGATGTTCGGGATGAAAGGGATGCACGGTCACGGCTCTGGCCGGGGACAGCATCATCATGCGGCTCATGGTGGAGGCGCGGATTCAGGCGTCCGCCGGGAACTGGATGAGCTGAAGGCGCAGAATGCGCAGATGAAGGAAGAATTGGAGCGGCTTGGCGCCTTCCGCAAATAAAATAGCAATTTAAAGATGCCGGGGCTTCCCGGCTCTTTCCACTTGTAAGAAGCACAAACAGGCAGCCGCCAGATAAAGAAGGTGACTATAGATGACACAGCTCAAGGCGCTGGTCGTGGATGATGAATGGAATATGCGTAATCTGCTGCGCATTTATTTGACGAAAGAGGGATTTCAGATCGCGGAGGCCTCGACAGGGCGGGAAGCGTTGAACCTGGCGTCGCGTGAGAAGTTCGATATTGTGCTGCTGGATATTATGATGCCGGATATGGATGGCTGGCAGGTGTGCGAGGCGATCCGGGAGAAAGATAATGTTCCTGTCCTGATGCTGACGGCCCGCTCCGACACGAAGGACAAAATTCGGGGACTGGAGATGGGAGCGGATGATTATTTGACCAAGCCCTTCGAGCCGGGTGAACTGGTTGCCCGCATTCATTCTCTGATCCGCCGCTCTGCGCTGGTGCGCCAGGCAGCTCCCAAAGAGGCGGTGCTTGAATTTCCGGGGCTGATCATCCGTCCGGATGCCCGGGCTGTGACTGCTGCGAACACGGTGCTTGATGTGACTCCGAAGGAATTCGAGCTGCTGGCGGTTCTGGCGGGACATCCGCAGCGGGCGTTCGGCCGTGAGGAACTGGTGGAGCGGGTGTGGGGTTTTGATTTTGAAGGTGACAACCGGGTCGTGGATACGCATATCAAAAATATCCGCGAGAAGCTGCAGAGAGCGGGGCTCGGCTACAATCCGGTGCAGACAGTGTGGGGCATCGGCTATAAATTCCAGATCCCGGACGGTATCCAATGAGAAACAATGTGATCGGCCTCAAGCTGGGCCTTGTTATCTCAGGCTTGTTCCTGATTGTGCTGCTCGTGCTGGGCACCGCTGTTGACCGCATGTTCTCCTCATTCTACTATGCCAATATGGAGAAGGAGACAGAGGAGCTGGCCTCTCATTTTACGATGATGGCGGAGTCATCGATGGCTGAGTCATCCGGTGCCGGTATGGGCGGGATGATGGAGACGTTCGCGGATTTTTCCGGCGTCAGCCTGTTCAATGTGAACAGGGAAGGCCAGCTGACCATGCATTCGGGAATGGATATGATGATGTCTCCCGTTCTCCCTTTTGTCCATAGTCAGCAATTGGACCGGATCTTCAGCGGACAGAAAGTCCGCTTCCTGTATGATGATGAAGACGGCGGCCGGTATTTCGTATCGGGACAGCCCGTCGAAGCGGAAGGCAAAGTCGTCTCGGCGCTCTATCTGGTGTCATCGGCGGAATCGGTCATGGAATCGCTGCAGGGTGTGCGGCATCTGTTGATTCTGTCCGGCATCGGCGCTTTTCTGCTGGCGCTTGGGAGTACCTGGATTGTGGCGCAGTTTCTGTCGCGTCCGCTGCTGCAGATGCAACAGGCGACCCGGAAGATAGCGGCCGGCGAACTGGCGACCCGGGTTCATATCAAGAGTGGTGATGAAATCGGCGCGCTGGCTGGCGCAATTAATGATCTTGCTTCTGATTTGCAGCGGTACCGGGATACGCGCCAGGAGTTTTTTGCCAATATTTCGCATGAGCTGCGGACGCCGATCACTTATCTGGAGGGCTATGCGAATGTCGTGAAAGAGGGGATGTTCGCGGACGAGGAGGAGCGGGACCGCTATCTGGACATCATTCACGGCGAGGCCCGGAGAATCCAGCATCTTGTGGACGATCTGTTCGATTTGGCCAAAATGGAGGAAGGACGGATTCAACTCTCACCCGAGTGGATCGATCTGGGCGAGCTGGCGGAGCAGGCGGTTCAGAAGGTTGGACTCAAGGCATCTGAAAAAGGGCTGGAGCTTACGTTCAGGAGTGAAGGCCAGCCAAAGCCGGTCTATACCGACGGGGCGCGGATGGAGCAGATCGTGCTGAACCTGCTGGAAAATGGTATCCGTTACTCGGAGCAGGGAAAGGTGTCGCTGTCGCTGTTCTTTCAGGAAGAGGCCGTCAGGCTGGAGGTAACGGACACGGGAATCGGCATACCGGAAGACGAGCTGCCCCTGATCTTCGAGCGGTTCTACCGGGTCGAGAAATCGCGTTCCCGAAGCCTGGGCGGAACCGGCCTGGGACTCGCCATCGTGTACAACCTCGTGCAGGTGCTCGGGGGCACGATCTCCGTCACGAGCAAGCAGGGAGAAGGAACGTCTTTTATTCTGGAGTTTAACCGGATTGCCGAATTGGGCCTGCAGGAGGATGTGTGATGAGAAAAAGCGACTGGCTGATCGCCGCGCTCCTGATCGGCATGGGCATCATGTGCATGAGTGTTTCGGCGGTCTCCTTCCGCAGCATGCCGATGATGCATATCGGGACCGGATTGACGAGAGTTCTTCTCTGTGTCGGGATGCTGGCTCTCGTCCTTCTGGTGTGGAGCTATTGGCGAAAGAGACGCTAAGCAGGCTGTTTGTGTGAAAATCATTTGCCTGAGGGGTTGCCTTGCATTATTCTAGATAGAAAAAAGGCGCACCCCGCAGGACTGCGTTGACTTTGTGGCTTTGGGGCGCCTGAAAAGAAACGAGGGAGAGACGATGGACTGCTCTTTCTTTCCGCTCGGCGATTCAGCGGTGCTTGTAGAGTTCGGTACGGTCATTGATGAATCGGTCAACCGGCGCGTCAGGGCGGCCGCCCGGGAAATCGGGCGCCGCCCTTTTTCGGGCTTCGTGGAATGTGTGCCAGCCTATGCATCGCTTGCCGTCTATTATCGGCCTGCGGAGCTGGAGGCTTCGGACCCCGGCGTTACATATTTTGAGCAGGTATGCGCACTGCTGCGGGACAGAATGAAGACGGCTGATGACGGACTTGAGGAATTACAACGGGTTGTCGAGATACCCGTCTGCTACGGGGGCGAATTTGGGCCTGATCTGTCTTTTGTGGCGGAGTGGAACGGATTAAACGAGGAAGAGGTTATCTCCATTCATGCCGAAGGCCGCTATCAGGTCTATGCCCTTGGCTTCGCACCGGGATTTCCATATATGGGTGGCATGTCAGGCAAGATTGCGGCTCCCCGGCGGGAGACGCCTCGGTTGTCCATCCCGGCCGGATCGGTCGGGATAGCGGGAAACCAAACCGGGGTCTATCCCATTGAGACGCCGGGTGGATGGCAGATCATTGGGCGGACGCCGCTCTCGCTATTCCGGCCTGGCGAGATGCCGCCCGCTCTGCTGCAGAGCGGCGACACCATCATCTTCCGGCCGATCAGCCCAGGGGAATACGCAAGCCGAAGGGAGAGGTCACAGTGAGCATTCGCATTCTGAAACCGGGACTGCTCACGACCGTTCAGGATCTCGGACGCACCGGCTTCTCCCGGTACGGGATCATCCTCTCCGGCGCGGTGGATGACTTCGCAATCAAAGCCGCTAACTGGCTTGTCGGCAATGAGGCAGGAGCCGCCGCGCTTGAGATCACGATGTCCGGCTTCGCGGCGGAGTTTTTGGAGGACTGCATCATTGCTGTTACCGGCGGGGACATGTCGCCCGAAATCGAGGGGCAGCCCGTGCCGATGTGGCGTCCGGTCATCGTTGCGGCTGGCAGCCGGCTCACACTGCGCCGTCCGGTCTATGGCTGCCGGATATATGTGGCGGTGTCGGGCGGGCTCGCCGTGCCGCTCGTGATGGGCAGCCGCAGCACGTATCTTCGCGCCGGCATTGGCGGCTTCGAAGGCAGGCCGCTGCGGGCGGGCGACGTGATTCCGGCGAGCGGGCTGATTTCGGCGGAGTATGGAGAAGCTGCGAATCGTGAAGGGAAGCGGCTGTTAACCGCCGCTCCGGGGGCTGGTCAGACATCGGCGGATTCTGATTCAGGAGCGGGTGTTTCCAGTGACACCAGTGGCAAAGGGGCGGAACATGAAGCGAGATCAGTTGTAGAAATGACGGCGAAAGCTGATGAAGCCCGTATCGGAAGCATGACCCAGCTTCCATTGAAGGGGCCAGGCGCAGATTCAGCCAATCCAGGCTCAGGGCAGCGACTTGATGTTGAATCGGCGGCTGAACAGGCGGTAGTCTCCTCGCTGCGGGAGCAACCGCTAACAGGCGCTTTTCGTGCTGCTTCCTGGGGAATCTCTCGCTCGGCCCTGCCGAATTACCGGGAAAGTCCCGTTATCCGGATCATCCAGGGACGGCAGTGGGAAGACTTCACCCCGGAGAGTCTCCGGGACTTCCTGAACGGGAGCTATCTTGTTACACCCCAGTCTGACCGGATGGGCTGCCGGTTGTCGGGACCGGCTCTCCGCCTAAAATCGCCTAAGGAATATCTCTCGGAGCCGGTCTCCCACGGCACTGTCCAGGTTCCGGCGGACGGGCAGCCGATCGTGCTGCTGGCCGACCGGCAGACGCTCGGGGGCTACCCGAAGGCGGCACAGGTCATCAGCGTTGATCTGCCATTGCTCGCCCAGGCGGCACCCGGAACGCGCATCCGATTTGCAGAAGTGTCGCTAAGGGAGGCGGAAACGCTCTTAATCCGGCAGGAAAGGGAATTAAAGCTGCTGGAAATGATGATTGTTCAGAAGCGGAAGGAGTGCGGCTATGATTGAGATCGACTTGAACTGCGATATGGGGGAGAGCTTCGGCGCTTACAGGATTGGCAACGACGACGAGCTGCTGCGCGAGGTCACGTCGGCGAACATCGCCTGCGGGTTCCATGCAGGCGATCCCGGCGTTATGCGCCGGTCGGTCACCTCGGCGCTGGCTGCCGGCGTCAAGATCGGCGCCCATCCGGGGCTGCCGGACCTCGCCGGCTTCGGGAGGAGAAATATGCAGATTTCTCCCGAAGAAGCCTTCGATCTGGTCACCTACCAGATCGGGGCACTTGACGCCTTCGTCCGGCAGGAAGGCGGTCGGCTGCGCCATGTGAAGCCCCATGGCGCGCTCTACAACATGGCGGCGGTGTCCCGGCCGCTCGCCGACGCCATTGCCGGGGCGGTCTACCGCTACGACCCGGCAATGGTCCTGTACGGCCTGGCAGGCAGCGAGCTGCTGGCCGCGGGGAATGCGGCCGGGCTGCGCACGGCCAGCGAGGTGTTCGCCGACCGCGCCTACATGGCGGACGGCTCGCTCGTACCGCGCGGCGTGCCTGGCGCGGTCGTTCATGACGCGGGCGAGGCAGCCCGCCGCGTCCTGCGGATGGTCCGCGAAGGCGCGGTGACGGCGCTGGACGGAAGCGCCGTTCCGCTGCTGGCGGACACCGTCTGCATTCACGGCGACAGCCCGGGCGCGGCCGTCTTTGCGGCAGCGCTCCGGCGGACACTGGAGGCCGAAGGCGTTCTTGTTACTGCGCTGTGATTGCTCACGCGAATCAGGCGAGCGATTCAGAGACCGAGACCACATGTTTCACCGGGACCGCGTATTTCATCAGGACCACAACTTTCGTTGTGACCGCGGATTTTGATGGGATTACGCGGCGCGGCGTCCTTTTTTTAGGAATAGGCTAGGTTGGTTCATGATTCGGGAAGGCGCCATAAGCGTCTTCCTTTTCTTTTTCCGGGCGAAATAGACAGGGCACTCCAGGGGTGTATCGATTCGGATTAAGGTCATCGTTGATCTCGCCGCGCATCGGAATATGAGTGTCTTATAGGCTGAAGCTATTAATAAGATAGAAATTATATATTTTAATTATTGAGTGATCTATGCCAAAATAATCCCTACACCAATCATAAGGAGATGGGATTCATGGCTTCGGTTCATGTATGGAAATCCGAATTGTACGACAGCAAGCTGGGGTACGTATCACAATTTGGGAGAGGCGTCATTGACTTGTTGAACCCCGCAGAAGGGGAGCGAATTCTGGATCTGGGCTGCGGAACCGGAGATTTGGCTTATGAATTGACCAAGGCCGGAGCAGATGTAACGGGAATGGATCTCTCCGGAGAGATGATCGGGAAAGCGGCAGCGAAGTATCCCGAAATCCCGTTTGTTGCCGGCAATGCCGAGGATTTTGCGTTCGGGGAGCCGTTCGATGCGGTATTCTCCAACGCTGCACTGCATTGGATGAAGAATGCGGAGAAGGTGATCTCCTGCGTATGGGACAGTCTGAAGCCTGGCGGAAGGTTCATCGCCGAATTTGGCGGCAAAGGAAATGTGGACACAGTGATCCGGTCTATTGGCGAGGTGCTGTCCGGGAAGTACGGAATCGATTCTGCTTCGCTGAATCCCTGGTATTTTCCCAGTATCGCCGAATACAGCACTCTGCTGGAGCGTCAAGGCTTCCGGGTCGTTTATGCGGTTCATTTCGACCGTCCGACCCCTATGGAGGATGGGGAGAACGGGCTGTCGCACTGGCTGAACGGACTTGCGGACGATTTCTTCAAGGAGATTCCAGCAAGCGAAAGAGGCCCGGTCTATGACCAAATTGCCGATAAAGCCCGAAGCAGTTTATTCCATGACGGCCAGTGGGTTCTGGACTATGTAAGGCTGAGAATCGCCGCGGTCAAAATGTAGCTCGTCCTTCGTCTGCATCCCTGATCAGTTCGCCCGGAGGAAGAACAATTTCGGTGAAGCCCGCCATTAGCCGGGTCTTGAAGACGATCGGCTTGCGCGCTCCCGCCAGAATGACGTTCTTCGGAGCCGCCGGATCGGGAGAAGGCAGGATGAAGGCGAGAGAATGCGGGAACACGGAGGCCAGGGTGGAATGCACCGACCGGATCAGCCGGTCATTCTTCCCCCTGCCGGCTGCATTCATGATTAGCATGCCCCGGTTGTTCAGCTTCTTCGCGGCAAGTGCGAACATGCCCCGGGAGATGAGATGCGGGGGAGTTCCGCTTCCGCTGAACGCATCAAGCACGATATGATCAAAGCTTCCGTCGTCCTCCCGCTCGAGCAGCCTCCGGCCGTCTCCGATTGCGATCCGGCCTTCGGTGCTGCCGAAATAGATGCGGCTGAGATCGGCGACCGCTTGGCTAAGCTCGGCTGTTGTTACGTTTTTGCCGGATATGGCTCCAGACAAGGTTCCGATCCCGTGACCTATAATGAAGACGTCCTCGTATCCAGGGTGATTCCATTCCATCAGATGCAGAATCGCCCTAGGATATTCGAATACGATGCGGTCCGGCCGGTCGAGGTCCAGCGCTCCCTGCACCAATTCCTCCGAGAATTGAAGCACCCGAAACCTTCCTTTCTCCCCATACAGCTCATCGGTGTCCGCCACTACGATCTCACAGCCCTCATCGACTGTCTTATGCAGCACTTTCATTGTCATGCTCCCTTTACCCGGTGATTCTTCTTATGATAAGGGATTCAGGACCGGATTCATAGAACCGGCGCTGCGCTGTCATCCTTCATCACTTCCGCAGTTTAAATGGCAGCGATCGAAATCGGCCGTTTATAAAGCACCTCAACGGGTAACTATAGATATGGGCAATCCGGAATTGATTGGTTGCCGACAGCAATTACTAATTACTGCTGAAGGAGGGAATAGCATGTCGGATTATATCCAGAACGAAGCGGACATCCGCAACCGGGAAAATAAAGACGGAGACTCTCTGGCTGAGAAGAAGAAAATGGAGAACGGGGTCGATATCGAGCCCGAGGCGGACGAATGGGAAGCCAAGCCAGCTGCAACCTCCCATCCCGATCCAGCGCCCAAGAACTGAGGTCCTGGGCCGGACTAACGTCAATAACAGGCTGTCTGAAGCGGCAGCCTGTTTTTTTACGCGGATTTATATGCAGCTGTTGTTGTTTCGTGAAAGAATCGTCATCATGGTGAATTGAAATATGGATCGAGACTGACTGGTGATGCCTCTTTAGAAGTCATACAAGATGAAGGATTCAATTCTTCGCTCTCAACTACACCCAATATGAGCAGCCTTCTCAGTTTGAATAATTCGAGACATTATAAAGTCGGAATTGTATTTCGAAATTCTTTTGCCAACTTCTTTATCGAATCTATAGAATTCCATAGGGTTCCTCCTCGAACTATTTCGTACTGATTTTACTATAAGAAGTAAGTATTCTACAATCGCATGAATTAACATCAGGACCTTCTAAGGACGCCTTTAGGAGCTTTTCTTATATTTCAAATCCTGTATACTGGATGTATATACCGGTGAGAGCAGCATGCAGATTGCAGCAGTCTATGGAGAGTGCCACCCTATTGAACCTAAGGAGGAACCCGAACATGCGCGATCGAAATCGAAATGCCCGCCACCGGCTGAAGCTTCAAGAAGCCGACACGGGATCGTTGACGGAGAAGAAGAACGGCGGCTCCGGCTTCGGTGTTCACAGCGAGATGAAGCTGGAAACCTTGAGAAGGCTGAGCGAGAGCAGCATCCAGTCGCCAGGCCTGAAAGAGCAGTATCCGAAAAAATAAGCCAAGCCTTCATATTTTAATTTGTTCGTGAAACGGGTTCCCCTTAGAAGGGGCAGCCCGTTTTTTTTCTGCTTTCGGGAACAGCGGCGTCCGCATAATGAAGGAACCCTCAAGTCATACTAATGACGCAGTAATGAGGATACGTGAGAACACTGGCCGGAAGGAGAGGAACAACTTGATATTGAACCTGCTGTCCTGGGCGCAGGAAACAGCTTACGGGCGTTCGGGCGAACTGTTCTTCTGCTTCATGATTTATTCAGTCTTGGGGTGGCTGCTGGAAGGAGCGTATAACTGGGCAACGGCCGGTACGTTCCGGAAGGACGGACTGATGCTTGGTCCTTATAAGCCAATGTACGGCCTCGCTCCGGTTCTGCTGCTAGCGCTTGGAGGGCTGCGGATGCCGCTGCCTTGGCTTCTCGCCGCCGCCCTGATTGTGCCTTCGGTAGTGGAACTCGCCAGCGGGGTTATGCTGAAGGCGCTGTTCCGGCATCAGTGGTGGGATTATTCGGCCAAGCGCTGGCAGCTCGGCGGGCATATTTGCCTGGAGTTTTCTTTGTACTGGTGGGTGCTGTCTCTCTTCACGCTGGCGGTCATTCAGCCGCTTGTGTCGGGCCTGTACAAGCTGGCAGTGCCTGTATGGGGAGTGCTGTTCCCGGTCGTGCTTGTGCTGTTTCTAGCTGATTTGGCGGCAACGTTCCGGTCCCGGAGAAGAGCGGCGGAGATTGCGGGAATCTAGAGCTGCTATAGAGCGAAAGCGGAAAGACGGAAGACGCAAAAACGGAAGACGCAAAAACGGAAGACGCAAAGACGGCATCCTTGGGGTGCCGTCTTTTTCAAATCTAATGAACTTTTACAGCGTATTGCCTTTCAGATCCTGCTCCATCAACGTAATATTCCGTCTCAGCTCCGTCATGGATGTTCTCGAAATCCGCCCGGTTTCAAAGGCGGCATGCGTGTAATCCCGCTCCAGCTGGATGCCGATTCTCGCCAATTCATGAAACGCCGTCTCAAATGCTTCGCGTCCGGTTAGCGCCCCGCCGCCGGAAGCTCTTGCGATCCCCCGTTCGTAGCGCAAAATGAGAGAGCTTCTAGCCTCCAGCTCAGACGGGGCCTCCAGAAGCGCCTCATTCAGCTTGCGGACGACATACTCCCAGTTCCGGATCTGAAACTGATTCAGCTTCGGGGTTTTTCTTCTCCAGGCGCTTCCCGTTCGTCCCAGCATCCGGAACAGAAACCGGATTTGCTTGCCGGACAGCAGGTCGTTACGGTATCGTTCATGCTTCGTGTACATATACAATCTCCGGTTCAATACTCCTTGTCTGTCGTCGCTGCGCGGCCGTTTTTCGACAGATTTCAGCGGAGGAATGTGCTACAATGTGAGATGGATTTTTCATCCAAATCATGGAATCTCCGTCTGCGACTCTACTGTGCCGCCTGCGGAGCCGTGAATTTTGAAGGAGACCGCCATGACCCAATTTCTGATTTTTGCTGTTCTGCTTACTGTCATTATCCACACCGCCGAAACGCTGTCATACTCGGTCCGGTATGCCGGGGTGCGTATGAACAAGATTGCGATTGCCTTATCCCTGACGGGAATTATCGTACTTGTCTCCCGGACGGCCAATATGGTTCAGGGACCGCTTACCGGTCATATCGTCGATATCGCCAAGAAGGATTCCTCCATTCCGCTTCTTAACTACCTGCGAATCATTCTGCTCGGTGGTTCACTCGGTACGCTGATCGCAATCGGCCTGTTTCCGACCTTTACCGCGCTGTTCGCCCGCATCATCTCGAAGCTGGAGATTCAGGGCTCCGTTCCCCGCCTCCTCGGAAGCGTTACAATCGCCCAGCTCAAAAATACGCCGAAATATGTGAAACGTCCCAGGCTCGGGCTGCACGCCATCCGTTATCTCGATATCCCGAAGCGTCTGATTGCCACCAACATTCTGGTCACCGGGATTTATACAACGGGGGTCCTGGCTACGCTGTATGCGGGCTACAAACATCCGGAGCACGGTATGGCGATTTCGCAAGCGTCAGGGCTTATTAACGGCATCGCTACTATTTTGCTTACGGTCTTCATCGATCCCCAGCTGGGGCTCATTACCGATAAAGCAACGGTCAGCCAGGAGCATCGCAGCCGTCTCGGCAAAGTATATATGATGCTTATGGGCTCACGGTTCGTCGGCACGCTGCTCGCTCAGTTTCTGATTGTGCCCGCCGCCTGGTTTATCAGTTTGGCTGTACGCGTAATTCTCTAACCGCTCCGGATTTGGGAGACATTTGAAATTAATCGGCAAATCTACTATGGTAGAGTAGAGAATGAGGAAGTATGAAGAAGTCATACATACGTAAAAGGAATCAACAGAGGAGGATTTGGTGGATATGGTGAAGTTCAAGAAACTGATAAGAGAATGGGTGCCGACCCTGCTGGTCGCGGTCCTGTTGTCGCTGCTGATCCGCAGTTATGTCGCGGAGGCCATGAGCGTGCCAACCGATTCCATGGTGCCGACGATTCAGGTGGATGACAGACTCATTGTGGAAAAAATGCTGTGGGCTACTACTCTGAAGCATGGGGACATCGTGGTCTTCCA includes these proteins:
- a CDS encoding class I SAM-dependent methyltransferase; this encodes MASVHVWKSELYDSKLGYVSQFGRGVIDLLNPAEGERILDLGCGTGDLAYELTKAGADVTGMDLSGEMIGKAAAKYPEIPFVAGNAEDFAFGEPFDAVFSNAALHWMKNAEKVISCVWDSLKPGGRFIAEFGGKGNVDTVIRSIGEVLSGKYGIDSASLNPWYFPSIAEYSTLLERQGFRVVYAVHFDRPTPMEDGENGLSHWLNGLADDFFKEIPASERGPVYDQIADKARSSLFHDGQWVLDYVRLRIAAVKM
- a CDS encoding putative ABC transporter permease, whose protein sequence is MILNLLSWAQETAYGRSGELFFCFMIYSVLGWLLEGAYNWATAGTFRKDGLMLGPYKPMYGLAPVLLLALGGLRMPLPWLLAAALIVPSVVELASGVMLKALFRHQWWDYSAKRWQLGGHICLEFSLYWWVLSLFTLAVIQPLVSGLYKLAVPVWGVLFPVVLVLFLADLAATFRSRRRAAEIAGI
- a CDS encoding spermidine synthase → MKVLHKTVDEGCEIVVADTDELYGEKGRFRVLQFSEELVQGALDLDRPDRIVFEYPRAILHLMEWNHPGYEDVFIIGHGIGTLSGAISGKNVTTAELSQAVADLSRIYFGSTEGRIAIGDGRRLLEREDDGSFDHIVLDAFSGSGTPPHLISRGMFALAAKKLNNRGMLIMNAAGRGKNDRLIRSVHSTLASVFPHSLAFILPSPDPAAPKNVILAGARKPIVFKTRLMAGFTEIVLPPGELIRDADEGRATF
- a CDS encoding lipid II flippase Amj family protein, whose product is MTQFLIFAVLLTVIIHTAETLSYSVRYAGVRMNKIAIALSLTGIIVLVSRTANMVQGPLTGHIVDIAKKDSSIPLLNYLRIILLGGSLGTLIAIGLFPTFTALFARIISKLEIQGSVPRLLGSVTIAQLKNTPKYVKRPRLGLHAIRYLDIPKRLIATNILVTGIYTTGVLATLYAGYKHPEHGMAISQASGLINGIATILLTVFIDPQLGLITDKATVSQEHRSRLGKVYMMLMGSRFVGTLLAQFLIVPAAWFISLAVRVIL